In Pikeienuella piscinae, the sequence CGCCCCGTCTGGCGTCGAGCAGCAGATCGACGACTTTCGCCGCCTCGCGCCGCGCCGTCGCCGGGTGGAGCGGGCCCTCGGATTGCGCCGCTTCGAGCCAGACGCCGTCCATATAAGCCTGAAGCGCGGCGCGCGCGGTCTCTCGCGTCAGGGGCGGCGCCAGCGGCCGGAGCGCGGCGCGGAACTGGCTTCTGACCCGGACGCGGTTGATGCGGTGAAGCCGGGCGAGCGTTTCGCTCTGGGGCGCGAATGACCAGAACTGCATCCAGACGCTGCATTGCGCCCGCGTGAAGAGCCGATCGTCGAAATTCGCCGCGACCACGGCGTCGAGACGGGCGCGCGGGGTCTTCGCCTCGGCGTAGCGTTCCAGCAGCGCGGCGCGGAGGACGCCCAGCATCCGGCGCATCGTCGCCGCCAGCAGCCGCTCCTTCGAGCCGAAATAGTAGTTGATCGAGGCGGCCGAGGCTCCGGCCTCGGCGGCGATTTCCTGCATCGTGGCGGCGGCGTAGCCGCGCCTGTGGATCACCCGGATCGTCGCGTCGATCAGTTCCTGATGCCGGATCTCGCTTATGCGTTTACGCGCCATGTTCCCGCCCCGGCTATCGTTGTGATAGTTCGTCAGAATTGTACGAACGTATCAAAGATTAAACGCGTATTCAAAATTTGTTCAGTGAGTCGCCGCGCTGTGCTAGTATGGGGAGAGCGGCCGGAAAAGCGCCGCCCGGAACAGGGAAAGCGGATGACCTATATCCTTTCGGCGGGGGTCCTTCTCGCCTTCGCGCTGGTGATTTTCTGCGTTGTCAGGTGGTGGAACCTGCGCTGCATCGGCGTGACGCCGGTGCCGCTCTTCACCTTCATCGCCATTCTCTTCACCTCCGGCCTCGATGTCGGGCTGATCATGTTTCCTCTCAGCGAATTTCCGACCTACGCCGACACGGCCGCGAGTCCGGAATACGGCTTCACCAACCCGCTGGCGATCGAGTTCGGGTTCTGGGGCTTCCTGATCTGGGCGTTCTATTTCCTCACCAGTTTCTATTTCTGCGTGATCGAGCCGAGGGTGAGGTTCTTCGAGATTCCGTTGGTGAAGATCGTCAACAACATCGTCATCATCGGCACCTGCGCCTTCACCGCCAGTCTCTTCCTGGTCTATCTCCCCGGCTATATCCCCGAGATCGGCGATGGCGAGAGCGTGGTCGCGACCTTCTACCTGATCGTCTTCGTTGTGATCCTGGCGGCGGCTTATTCCTCCACCGACATCAAATACGTGAAGGTGCTCAGCGTCGGCTCGACCTGGCTTTTCGCGGCGCTGATCGTCGGTCTGGCGATCTATGGCGGGGTGGGGCCGGGGGCTTTCGGCGAGAGCCTTTCCAATATCGGCGGCTATTTCGCGAATCTTCACCGCTTCGTGCTGCCGTTCAACGATTATCACGCTTTCTACCTTTTCTGGTGGTTCGCGTGGTCGATCATGATCGGACAGTTCACATCTCGCTTCGTCGGCGGGCTGAGGACCTGGCAACTGCTGGGCGCGCTTCTGGTCTTTCCATCGATCCCGCTCGCGATCTGGTTCTCGGTTCTCTATTTCTACCACCAGAACGGGATCAGCACGGAGGGCGCGGTCAACATCGCGATGATCGTCGTCGGCGTCACCTTCGTCATCAATTCGCTCGACAGTCTGATCCGGCTCTATTCCGACAATCTCTCGATCACCGTCGCGCGTTTCGGCAAGGCGCCCTATGTCGTCGGCAATGTCGCGGTGCTCTTCGGGCTGACGCTGCTGTTCCAGAACCAGTGGCTGCAGATCCAGTGGATCGGCGCGGTCGTCGTCGGCCTCTATTTCGCTTGCCTGATCTTCATCTTCGTGACGAAGGGCGGGGAAGTGATGGCGATCGAGGCGTCGCCGCCGGAGCGCGAGCTCGACTTCACCCGGATCGAGAAGGTCCACTGATCCCCTCGGGCGGGGCCGCGCGCTCCGCCCGAATCTGATTGCGGAGTCATCACATGATTACTGTCTATGGCCGCGCCTCCTCCTCCAATGTCCAGATCGTTATGTGGACGCTGGCGGAGATCGGGCTGGATTATGAGCGGTTCGACTACGGCTTCGGCTTCGGCGGCGTTGATACGCCGGAATACCTGGCGATGAACCCGAACGGGTTGATCCCGACCCTGCGCGACGGCGATCTCGTGCTCTGGGAAAGCGCGGCGATCATGCGCTATCTCTCGGCCCGCTACGCCGATGACGGGTTCTGGCCGCGCGATCCGGCGGCGCGGGCGCCGCTCGACATGTGGGCGGAGTGGTGCAGGACGACGCTCGCCCCGGCGCTGAACGGCGGGGTCTTCATGCCGCTGGTGCGCGTTGCGCCCTCCAAGCGCGATCCGGCGAAAATCGCCCGCTCGGTCGAGGCGCTGAAGCCGGTCATGCGCCGGCTCGACGCGCGGATCGGCGACGGACCCTGGATGGCGGGCGAGACGCTCACCTTCGCCGATATCATGGTCGGCAACCTGCTCTATCGCTACTACACCGTGGAGTTCGACAAGGCCGAGACGCCGGCGCTCGACGCCTATTACGCCCGTCTGGTCGATCGTCCGACCTATGCGGAGCATGTGATGGTTTCCTACGAGCCGCTTCGCGCGCGCGACGTCTGAGCGGGAGATGGAGGCCGATTTCGTCATTGTCGGCGCGGGCTCGGCGGGTTCCGCGCTCGCGGCGCGGCTTTCCGAGGATGGCCAGCATGATGTTCTGGTGCTGGAGCATGGTGGGACCGACTGGGGGCCGCTGATCCGGATGCCGGGCGCGCTGTCCTATCCGATGAACATGGCGCGCTATGACTGGGGCCTGAAATCCGAGCCCGAGCCGCATCTCGGCGGCCGGGTGCTGGCGGCGCCGCGCGGCAAGGTGATCGGCGGCTCGTCCTCCATCAATGGCATGGTCTATGTGCGCGGCCATCCCCGCGATTACGATCACTGGGCGGAGATGGGCGCCGCCGGTTGGGCGGGCGCCGACGTCCAGCCCTATTTCGAGCGGATGGAGAACTGGGACGGGCGCGGCGAGGGCGACCCTGACTGGCGCGGCGCCGAGGGACCGCTCCATGTGACTCGCGGCGCGCGGGAAATCCCGCTCTTCGACGCGTTCATTCGCGCCGGAGCCGAGGCGGGGTTCGAATTGACGGAGGATTACAACGGCGAGAAGCCCGAAGGCTTCGGACCGATGGAGCATACAATTCGCAACGGGCGGCGCTGGTCCGCCGCCGACGCCTATCTCAAGCCGGCGCTCGGGCGCGCGAATTGCCGGTTGCACCGCTGCCTGGCGCGCCGCGTAGTCGTGGAGGCGGGGCGCGCCGTCGCGGTCGAGGTCGAGCGCGGCGGGCGGATCGAACGGATCGGCGCGCGGCGCGAGGTGATCCTTGCGGCGTCGGCGTTCAATACGCCGAAGCTGCTGATGCTGTCCGGGATCGGCCCGGGCGTGGAGCTCGCGGCGCACGGGATCGACATTGTCGCCGACCGGCCCGGCGTCGGCGCCAACTTGCAGGATCATCTGGAGGTCTATGTGCAGCAGGCCTGCACCCAGCCGATCACGCTTTACAAGCACTGGAATTTGTTCTCGAAAGCGTTGGTCGGCGCTGAGTGGCTTTTCTTCGGGACCGGGCCCGGCGCCTCCAACCAGTTCGAGAGCGCGGCTTTCCTGCGCTCGCGCGCCGGCGTCGAATACCCTGACATCCAGTATCATTTCCTGCCCTTCGCCGTGCGCTATGACGGCAAGGCGGCGGCGGAGGGGCACGGTTATCAGGCGCATGTCGGGCCGATGCGCTCGGTCTCGCGCGGGGCGGTGACGCTGCGCTCAAGCGACCCGAAGGCCGCGCCGGTGATCCGCTTCAATTACATGAGCGATCCCTCGGACTGGCGTGATTTCCGCCATTGCGTCC encodes:
- the betI gene encoding choline-binding transcriptional repressor BetI, with translation MARKRISEIRHQELIDATIRVIHRRGYAAATMQEIAAEAGASAASINYYFGSKERLLAATMRRMLGVLRAALLERYAEAKTPRARLDAVVAANFDDRLFTRAQCSVWMQFWSFAPQSETLARLHRINRVRVRSQFRAALRPLAPPLTRETARAALQAYMDGVWLEAAQSEGPLHPATARREAAKVVDLLLDARRGAAPGPEA
- a CDS encoding BCCT family transporter → MTYILSAGVLLAFALVIFCVVRWWNLRCIGVTPVPLFTFIAILFTSGLDVGLIMFPLSEFPTYADTAASPEYGFTNPLAIEFGFWGFLIWAFYFLTSFYFCVIEPRVRFFEIPLVKIVNNIVIIGTCAFTASLFLVYLPGYIPEIGDGESVVATFYLIVFVVILAAAYSSTDIKYVKVLSVGSTWLFAALIVGLAIYGGVGPGAFGESLSNIGGYFANLHRFVLPFNDYHAFYLFWWFAWSIMIGQFTSRFVGGLRTWQLLGALLVFPSIPLAIWFSVLYFYHQNGISTEGAVNIAMIVVGVTFVINSLDSLIRLYSDNLSITVARFGKAPYVVGNVAVLFGLTLLFQNQWLQIQWIGAVVVGLYFACLIFIFVTKGGEVMAIEASPPERELDFTRIEKVH
- a CDS encoding glutathione S-transferase family protein — protein: MITVYGRASSSNVQIVMWTLAEIGLDYERFDYGFGFGGVDTPEYLAMNPNGLIPTLRDGDLVLWESAAIMRYLSARYADDGFWPRDPAARAPLDMWAEWCRTTLAPALNGGVFMPLVRVAPSKRDPAKIARSVEALKPVMRRLDARIGDGPWMAGETLTFADIMVGNLLYRYYTVEFDKAETPALDAYYARLVDRPTYAEHVMVSYEPLRARDV
- the betA gene encoding choline dehydrogenase, whose amino-acid sequence is MEADFVIVGAGSAGSALAARLSEDGQHDVLVLEHGGTDWGPLIRMPGALSYPMNMARYDWGLKSEPEPHLGGRVLAAPRGKVIGGSSSINGMVYVRGHPRDYDHWAEMGAAGWAGADVQPYFERMENWDGRGEGDPDWRGAEGPLHVTRGAREIPLFDAFIRAGAEAGFELTEDYNGEKPEGFGPMEHTIRNGRRWSAADAYLKPALGRANCRLHRCLARRVVVEAGRAVAVEVERGGRIERIGARREVILAASAFNTPKLLMLSGIGPGVELAAHGIDIVADRPGVGANLQDHLEVYVQQACTQPITLYKHWNLFSKALVGAEWLFFGTGPGASNQFESAAFLRSRAGVEYPDIQYHFLPFAVRYDGKAAAEGHGYQAHVGPMRSVSRGAVTLRSSDPKAAPVIRFNYMSDPSDWRDFRHCVRLTREIFAQPAFAPYRGAEIQPGPDVRSDDELDDFIRAHVESAYHPCGTARIGARDDSMAVVDPECRVIGVDGLRVADSSIIARITNGNLNAPAIMVGEKAADHILGRPPLPPSNRRPWISPRWRESDR